GCTCCAGCGAGCGCGGGAAGCGCTCGCTCAGGATGTCGGCGACCGGCCGCCGCTGGGTGTACGAGTACCCGAAGTCCCCGCGCAGCGCGTTGCCCAGCCAGAGCACATACTGGACGACCACGGGCCGGTCGAGCCCGAACTCACGGCGGATTTGCTCGACCTGCTTTTGCTGGATCGCGCTCGATTCCGTCCCGGCCTGGTACACCAGGATCTCGGCGATGTCCCCCGGGACGAGGCGCAGCAGGACGAAGATCAGAACCGACGCGCCCAGGAGGGTGGGGACGAAGAGCAACAACCGCCGGGCGACGTACTTGCGCACGATAGCCCCTACGATCGGCGCGGGTCGGGGACGACCCCGCGCTGTCGGATGAGATTCGGCCGGATCTCCTCGGCGCACCAGGGCATCGGGTGCCTCGTCCCTCCCGCATGGCTCGCTCGGGCGCCGAGCGCTCGGAGAGGTGACGGGACTATAGCCCTCGGGAGCCCGGCAGGCAACCGAGGTTCAGCGGGGCCGGATTTGCCCGCGGGCTATTTCCCGCGCTTGGCGAGATACTCCGGGCCCACCAGCACCTCGCGGGGCTTGGCGCCGTCGCCGGGGCCGATGATGCGGTCCTGCTCCATCATGTCGATGAAGCGCGCGGCCTTGGGATACCCCAGGCGCATCCGGCGCTGGAGGAACGAGATCGAGGCCTGGCGCTGGCCGATGACGAGGTGCACGGCGTCCCAGTAGAGGTCGTCGCGCTCGGCGACGGCGCCCTCGGCCACCTCCTGCTCCGTCGGCAGCACGACCTCCTCGTAGACCGCCGTGCCCTGCGTGCGGAGGAACTCGCAGATGGCCTTGACCTCCTCGTCCGCCACCCAGGCGCCGTGCACGCGCATGTGCTTGTTGGCGCCCGGCGGGACGAAGATCATGTCGCCCCGCCCCAGGAGCTGCTCGGCGCCGTTGGCGTCGAGCACCGTGCGCGAGTCCACCTTGGAGGCCATCTGGAAGGCGATGCGCGTGGGGAAGTTCGCCTTGATCAGCCCCGTCACCACGTCGACGGAGGGGCGCTGGGTGGCGATGATGAGGTGGATGCCCACCGCTCGCGCGATCTGGGCCAGCCGTACCAGAGCCATCTGCACGTCGCCGGCCGATGCCATCATCAGGTCGGCGAGCTCGTCGATGACCACGATCCAGTACGGCAGCTGCTCCTCCGGCCCCACGACCTTGTTGTAGCCCTCGATGCTGCGGACCTGCCGGGCCTGCAGCAGCTTGTAGCGCTCGTCCATCTTGCCCACGATCCAGCGCAGGCGCGTGGCCGCCTCCTTGGCGTCCGTCACGACGGGCGCCAGCAGGTGCGGGATCCCCTCGTACACGGTCAGCTCGAGGCGCTTGGGATCGATCATGAGGAACCGCACCTCGGCCGGCGTCATCTTGTAGAGGATCGAGCAGATCATCGCGTTGAGGCCGACGGACTTGCCGGTGCCGGTGGCGCCGGCCACCAGCAGGTGCGGCATCGCGGCGAGGTCCGAGACGACCCCGCCGCCGGTCACGTCCTTGCCGAGCGCCAGCGGCAGCCGCCTCTTCCCCTCGGCGAAGTCCGGCGAGGCGAAGATCTCGCGCAGATAGACCATGGCGGGCTCGGGGTTCGGCACCTCGATGGCCACGGTGCCGCGCCCCGGAATCGGTCCCACGATCCGCACCGATGCCGACTTGAGCGCCAGGGCCAGGTCGTCGGCCAGGTTCACGACGCGGCTGATCTTGATGCCGGGGGCGGGCTCGAACTCGTACGACGTGATGACCGGGCCCGGGCTCACCTGGACGATGCGGCCCTCGACCTCGAAGTCCTGGAGCTTGCGGCGCAGCGTCTCGGCGTTGTCCTGGAGCTCCTCGTGCGTCATCCGGTGATCGGCGCCCTCGGGAGCGCGGAGCAAACCGATGGGCGGGAGCTGGAAGGCCTCGGCGCCGCCCCGGCCGAAGTCGAAGGTCTCCTGCCAGGCGAGCCCCGCGCCCAGCCCCCGCCGCTTGGGCTCGACGACGACGGGCAGCGGGGGCGTCTCCCCGGACGCATCGACCACCACGGCGGCGGGCGCGTCCTCGTCGCCGAACGCACCGGCGGCGACGGGCCTCATCGGCCGGGCGGCGCGGCGCCGTCGCCAGCCGGCGATACGGGCTCTGGCCATGCGCGAGATCGCGCCGTATGAGACCTGCGTGACGAAGAGGACGCCGACTGGCACCCCGGCCAGGAGCACGAGCCACGCGCCCACCGCGCCCAGCGTCGCCCGCAGCCCCTCCGCCACCACCCAGCCGACAAGGCCGCCCTGCTGGACGCGGTCCGCCGCCGACAGCGCGTTCGAGGCCTCGGCCAGGAGACCGGTCGCGCTCAGCATCAACAGCACGAGCCCGATCACCGGCGGCCATCCGCGGGCGGTCAGCGGACGCACGAAGACACTGAGCCCGATGACGGCGAGCAGCAGCGGCAGCAGAAAGCCGGCGTAGCCGAAGGCGGCGAAGAGGAACCAGCCGAGCCGGGTGCCCACCGGACCAACGGGGCCGTGCTGCGGAGCCGGCGCCAGCGCAGGCTCGAACGTGGCCAGCGCCATCAGCACGAAGATCGCCACCGCCACCAGCCCGATCCCCTCCGCCTCGCGGAGCCACCGGCGGGGTTCCTTTCGCCTGCGCGCGAGCGTCGCCATCACACCTCCAGGACGACCGGCAGGACCACCGGCTTGCGCTGGAAGCGCTGGGTGATGAAGTGGCGGACGGTCGTGCGCACCAGCGCGCCGATCGCCTCGCGGTCGACGGGCGTCGTCGCAACCCGCGCCGCCAGCGCGGCGCGAATCGTCGCGCGCAGCTCCTCCAGCAGCGGCTCGTTCTCCTTGACGTGGATGAAGCCGCGCGAGACGATCTCCGGCCCGGCCACCACGGCGCCCTGGCGGTTCACGACCAGCGAGACCGCCACCAGCCCGTCCTGGGCCAGGAG
This region of Candidatus Methylomirabilota bacterium genomic DNA includes:
- a CDS encoding DNA translocase FtsK, with amino-acid sequence MATLARRRKEPRRWLREAEGIGLVAVAIFVLMALATFEPALAPAPQHGPVGPVGTRLGWFLFAAFGYAGFLLPLLLAVIGLSVFVRPLTARGWPPVIGLVLLMLSATGLLAEASNALSAADRVQQGGLVGWVVAEGLRATLGAVGAWLVLLAGVPVGVLFVTQVSYGAISRMARARIAGWRRRRAARPMRPVAAGAFGDEDAPAAVVVDASGETPPLPVVVEPKRRGLGAGLAWQETFDFGRGGAEAFQLPPIGLLRAPEGADHRMTHEELQDNAETLRRKLQDFEVEGRIVQVSPGPVITSYEFEPAPGIKISRVVNLADDLALALKSASVRIVGPIPGRGTVAIEVPNPEPAMVYLREIFASPDFAEGKRRLPLALGKDVTGGGVVSDLAAMPHLLVAGATGTGKSVGLNAMICSILYKMTPAEVRFLMIDPKRLELTVYEGIPHLLAPVVTDAKEAATRLRWIVGKMDERYKLLQARQVRSIEGYNKVVGPEEQLPYWIVVIDELADLMMASAGDVQMALVRLAQIARAVGIHLIIATQRPSVDVVTGLIKANFPTRIAFQMASKVDSRTVLDANGAEQLLGRGDMIFVPPGANKHMRVHGAWVADEEVKAICEFLRTQGTAVYEEVVLPTEQEVAEGAVAERDDLYWDAVHLVIGQRQASISFLQRRMRLGYPKAARFIDMMEQDRIIGPGDGAKPREVLVGPEYLAKRGK